A region from the Spirochaetota bacterium genome encodes:
- a CDS encoding ROK family protein encodes MKKHFEVAMYIGIDIGGTHIKAVITNQSGDTIGFTKTSTPKSACLIESKIINIINSFTKSQSISIKKIKSIGIGAAGSIDKQKGIIIASPNIPVWDNYPLIKRIKEATGIVTFLENDATAAVIGEWWKGHGNKFKNWIMLTLGTGIGGGAVINNQLYTGKQGSAMEFGHITIDYNGRKCPCGNRGCLEMYASATALVRTIRRELWKYTDSTIYSRIHKEELTAKIVYEEINRGDKFAFQTFLKVSTLLGIGIANLVNIFNPEAVIIGGGLSRAHKLILPVIKDVVGERALDGLKEDIKYLVVKDEDKKAALGAAKVAIDNQQNL; translated from the coding sequence ATGAAAAAACATTTCGAGGTTGCTATGTATATTGGGATTGATATTGGAGGAACACATATAAAGGCCGTCATCACAAACCAAAGCGGGGATACTATTGGATTTACAAAGACTTCAACTCCTAAAAGCGCTTGTTTAATCGAAAGCAAAATTATAAATATTATAAATAGTTTTACAAAATCACAATCAATTTCAATAAAAAAGATAAAATCTATTGGCATTGGAGCCGCTGGATCTATAGATAAACAAAAGGGGATTATTATAGCAAGCCCAAATATTCCTGTATGGGATAATTATCCATTAATAAAAAGGATAAAGGAGGCTACTGGAATTGTGACATTTCTTGAGAATGATGCAACAGCAGCCGTTATTGGAGAATGGTGGAAGGGACACGGCAACAAATTCAAAAACTGGATTATGTTAACACTGGGGACAGGGATCGGGGGAGGGGCAGTAATCAACAATCAGTTGTACACGGGGAAACAGGGAAGCGCTATGGAGTTTGGACACATAACAATTGATTATAATGGAAGAAAGTGTCCCTGTGGAAATAGGGGATGTTTAGAAATGTATGCCTCAGCAACAGCGTTAGTAAGAACAATTAGAAGGGAATTATGGAAATATACGGATTCTACTATTTACTCTCGTATTCATAAGGAGGAGCTCACCGCTAAAATAGTATATGAAGAGATAAATAGGGGCGATAAATTTGCATTTCAGACATTCCTAAAAGTATCAACCCTCCTGGGAATTGGAATTGCAAATCTGGTTAATATATTTAATCCAGAAGCGGTAATCATTGGAGGAGGATTATCTAGGGCTCATAAACTCATTCTTCCAGTCATAAAGGACGTTGTAGGAGAGAGAGCCTTGGATGGTTTAAAGGAGGATATTAAGTATTTGGTTGTAAAGGATGAAGATAAAAAAGCTGCACTGGGTGCAGCCAAGGTTGCAATTGACAATCAACAGAACCTTTGA